In the Haliaeetus albicilla chromosome 7, bHalAlb1.1, whole genome shotgun sequence genome, one interval contains:
- the SGK1 gene encoding serine/threonine-protein kinase Sgk1 isoform X2, whose translation MSAALEIASISGSAVAAAGLAALAASLLPPGRPARKGSSLGIQRRPGAQSQPQRCRAAPGLSAGGEMRGKEEKSSLKAFMKQRRMGLNDFIQKIATNSYACKHPEVQSILKISQPQEPELMNANPSPPPSPSQQINLGPSSNPHAKPSDFHFLKVIGKGSFGKVLLARHKAEEQFYAVKVLQKKAILKKKEEKHIMSERNVLLKNVKHPFLVGLHFSFQTADKLYFVLDYINGGELFYHLQRERCFLEPRARFYAAEIASALGYLHSLNIVYRDLKPENILLDSQGHIVLTDFGLCKENIEHNGTTSTFCGTPEYLAPEVLHKQPYDRTVDWWCLGAVLYEMLYGLPPFYSRNTAEMYDNILNKPLQLKPNITNSARHLLEGLLQKDRTKRLGAKEDFMEVKNHIFFSPINWDDLINKKITPPFNPNVSGPSDLRHFDPEFTDEPVPNSIGQSPDSILITASVKEAAEAFLGFSYAPPVDSFL comes from the exons ATGTCAGCCGCCCTCGAGATTGCGTCCATAAGCGGGTCAGCGGTAGCGGCGGCCGGCCTCGCCGCCCTCGCcgcctccctcctgcctccgGGCCGCCCGGCCAGGAAGGGGAGTTCTCTGGGAATACAGCGGCGGCCGGGAGCCCAGTCGCAGCCTCAGCGCTGCCGCGCCGCGCCCGGGCTCTCGGCGGGAGGCGAGATGCGGGGCAAAGAGGAGAAGTCGTCGCTGAAAG CTTTCATGAAGCAGAGAAGAATGGGGCTAAACGACTTCATTCAGAAGATAGCTACCAACTCCTATGCGTGCAAGCA CCCTGAAGTTCAGTCTATCTTGAAAATCTCCCAGCCTCAAGAGCCTGAACTTATGAATGCTAATCCTTCTCCTCCG ccCAGTCCTTCACAGCAGATCAATCTTGGTCCTTCATCCAACCCGCATGCCAAACCATCAGACTTTCATTTCTTAAAAGTGATTGGAAAAGGCAGTTTTGGGAAG GTTCTCCTTGCACGGCATAAGGCAGAAGAGCAGTTCTATGCTGTTAAAGTCCTGCAGAAAAAAGCAATCCTGAAGAAGAAGGAG GAGAAGCACATCATGTCAGAGCGCAATGTCctgctgaaaaatgtgaaacaccCCTTCCTGGTCGGGCTTCACTTTTCCTTCCAAACTGCAGACAAACTGTATTTTGTCCTAGACTACATCAATGGTGGAGAG TTGTTCTACCATCTCCAGAGGGAGCGTTGCTTCCTGGAGCCAAGAGCCCGATTTTATGCTGCTGAAATCGCCAGTGCACTGGGCTACCTGCACTCCCTGAACATTGTTTATCG TGACTTGAAGCCAGAGAATATCCTGCTCGATTCGCAGGGACACATCGTCTTGACTGACTTTGGactctgcaaagaaaacataGAGCACAATGGCACGACCTCCACCTTCTGCGGCACACCAGAG TATCTCGCTCCTGAAGTGCTTCATAAGCAGCCCTATGACCGGACTGTGGACTGGTGGTGCCTTGGAGCAGTCCTGTATGAGATGCTTTATGGCCTG CCGCCCTTCTACAGCAGGAACACAGCAGAAATGTACGATAACATCTTGAACAAACCTTTGCAGCTGAAGCCAAATATTACCAACTCAGCTAGACATCTCCTGGAAGGCCTCTTGCAGAAGGATAGGACAAAGAGGCTTGGTGCCAAGGAGGACTTT ATGGAGGTTAAGAATCACATCTTCTTCTCCCCAATTAACTGGGATGATCTCATTAATAAGAAGATTACACCTCCTTTTAACCCAAATGTG AGTGGCCCCAGTGACCTGCGACACTTCGATCCGGAGTTTACAGATGAGCCAGTCCCCAACTCCATCGGCCAGTCCCCAGACAGCATCCTCATCACTGCCAGCGTCAAAGAAGCCGCTGAGGCTTTTTTGGGCTTCTCATATGCCCCACCCGTGGACTCTTTCTtgtga
- the SGK1 gene encoding serine/threonine-protein kinase Sgk1 isoform X3 — translation MTVKAAEASGPTLTYSKMRGMVAILIAFMKQRRMGLNDFIQKIATNSYACKHPEVQSILKISQPQEPELMNANPSPPPSPSQQINLGPSSNPHAKPSDFHFLKVIGKGSFGKVLLARHKAEEQFYAVKVLQKKAILKKKEEKHIMSERNVLLKNVKHPFLVGLHFSFQTADKLYFVLDYINGGELFYHLQRERCFLEPRARFYAAEIASALGYLHSLNIVYRDLKPENILLDSQGHIVLTDFGLCKENIEHNGTTSTFCGTPEYLAPEVLHKQPYDRTVDWWCLGAVLYEMLYGLPPFYSRNTAEMYDNILNKPLQLKPNITNSARHLLEGLLQKDRTKRLGAKEDFMEVKNHIFFSPINWDDLINKKITPPFNPNVSGPSDLRHFDPEFTDEPVPNSIGQSPDSILITASVKEAAEAFLGFSYAPPVDSFL, via the exons ATGACCGTGAAGGCAGCCGAGGCGTCTGGTCCTACCTTGACTTACTCGAAGATGAGGGGGATGGTGGCCATCCTCATCG CTTTCATGAAGCAGAGAAGAATGGGGCTAAACGACTTCATTCAGAAGATAGCTACCAACTCCTATGCGTGCAAGCA CCCTGAAGTTCAGTCTATCTTGAAAATCTCCCAGCCTCAAGAGCCTGAACTTATGAATGCTAATCCTTCTCCTCCG ccCAGTCCTTCACAGCAGATCAATCTTGGTCCTTCATCCAACCCGCATGCCAAACCATCAGACTTTCATTTCTTAAAAGTGATTGGAAAAGGCAGTTTTGGGAAG GTTCTCCTTGCACGGCATAAGGCAGAAGAGCAGTTCTATGCTGTTAAAGTCCTGCAGAAAAAAGCAATCCTGAAGAAGAAGGAG GAGAAGCACATCATGTCAGAGCGCAATGTCctgctgaaaaatgtgaaacaccCCTTCCTGGTCGGGCTTCACTTTTCCTTCCAAACTGCAGACAAACTGTATTTTGTCCTAGACTACATCAATGGTGGAGAG TTGTTCTACCATCTCCAGAGGGAGCGTTGCTTCCTGGAGCCAAGAGCCCGATTTTATGCTGCTGAAATCGCCAGTGCACTGGGCTACCTGCACTCCCTGAACATTGTTTATCG TGACTTGAAGCCAGAGAATATCCTGCTCGATTCGCAGGGACACATCGTCTTGACTGACTTTGGactctgcaaagaaaacataGAGCACAATGGCACGACCTCCACCTTCTGCGGCACACCAGAG TATCTCGCTCCTGAAGTGCTTCATAAGCAGCCCTATGACCGGACTGTGGACTGGTGGTGCCTTGGAGCAGTCCTGTATGAGATGCTTTATGGCCTG CCGCCCTTCTACAGCAGGAACACAGCAGAAATGTACGATAACATCTTGAACAAACCTTTGCAGCTGAAGCCAAATATTACCAACTCAGCTAGACATCTCCTGGAAGGCCTCTTGCAGAAGGATAGGACAAAGAGGCTTGGTGCCAAGGAGGACTTT ATGGAGGTTAAGAATCACATCTTCTTCTCCCCAATTAACTGGGATGATCTCATTAATAAGAAGATTACACCTCCTTTTAACCCAAATGTG AGTGGCCCCAGTGACCTGCGACACTTCGATCCGGAGTTTACAGATGAGCCAGTCCCCAACTCCATCGGCCAGTCCCCAGACAGCATCCTCATCACTGCCAGCGTCAAAGAAGCCGCTGAGGCTTTTTTGGGCTTCTCATATGCCCCACCCGTGGACTCTTTCTtgtga